From one Trifolium pratense cultivar HEN17-A07 linkage group LG1, ARS_RC_1.1, whole genome shotgun sequence genomic stretch:
- the LOC123886485 gene encoding FACT complex subunit SSRP1 — MTDGHLFNNITLGGRGGTNPGQIKIYSGGIFWKRQGGGKSIDVDKADITGVTWMKVPKTNQLGVQIKDGLFYKFTGFRDQDVVSLTNFFQNTFGVTVEEKQLSVTGRNWGEVDLNGNMLAFMMGSKQAFEVSLADVSQTNLQGKTDVILEFHVDDTTGANEKDSLMEMSFHVPNSNTQFVGDENRPSAQVFRDKIMSMADVGAGGEDAVVTFDGIAILTPRGRYSVELHLSFLRLQGQANDFKIQYSSVVRLFLLPKSNQPHTFVIISLDPPIRKGQTLYPHIVMQFETDYVVESELAMSEDLYNSKYKDKLELSYKGLIHEVFTTILRGLSGGKVTKPGKFRSCQDGYAVKSSLKAEDGILYPLEKSFFFLPKPPTLILHEEIDYVEFERHAAGGSNMHYFDLLIRLKSEQEHLFRNIQRNEYHNLYGFISSKGLKIMNLADAQPTVGGVAKVLENDDDDAVDPHLERIRNEAGGDESDEEDSDFVLDGDDGGSPTDDSGADDSDASQSGGETEKPPKKEPKKDLPSKPSTSKKKSKDADEGGPKKKQKKKKDPNAPKRALSGFMFFCQMERENLKKTNPGISFLDVGRVLGEKWKNLSAEEKEPYEAKAQADKKRYKDELSGYKNPQPMNIDSGNESDSA; from the exons ATGACGGACGGTCATCTCTTCAACAATATTACCCTCGGCGGCCGTGGCGGAACT AATCCGGGGCAGATAAAAATATATTCTGGAGGAATTTTTTGGAAGAGACAGGGTGGTGGTAAATCAATTGATGTTGATAAGGCTGACATAACGGGTGTCACATGGATGAAGGTTCCAAAGACGAATCAACTTGGTGTTCAGATCAAAGATGGGCTGTTCTACAAATTCACTGGTTTCCGTGATCAG GATGTTGTAAGCTTGACCAATTTTTTCCAAAACACTTTTGGAGTAACTGTTGAGGAGAAGCAGCTTTCTGTTACTGGGCGCAATTGGGGAGAAGTTGATCTAAACG GAAATATGCTGGCTTTTATGATGGGTTCAAAGCAAGCTTTTGAGGTGTCTTTAGCAGATGTCTCTCAAACAAACCTTCAGGGGAAAACTGACGTGATATTGGAGTTCCATGTGGATGACACAACTGGAGCAAATGAG AAAGATTCTTTGATGGAGATGAGTTTCCACGTACCAAATTCCAACACCCAGTTTGTTGGTGATGAAAATCGCCCTTCTGCTCAG GTTTTCCGTGATAAAATAATGTCTATGGCTGATGTCGGTGCTGGGGGAGAAGATGCTGTTGTTACATTTGATGGTATTGCAATTCTTACACCAAG AGGACGATACAGTGTTGAGTTACACCTGTCATTCTTGAGGCTTCAAGGACAGGCTAATGATTTCAAAATCCAGTACAGCAGTGTTGTCCGCCTATTTTTACTTCCTAAG TCTAATCAGCCGCATACCTTTGTCATTATTAGTCTTGATCCCCCTATTCGGAAAGGACAGACTTTGTACCCTCATATCGTGATGCAG TTTGAAACTGATTATGTGGTTGAAAGTGAATTGGCAATGAGTGAAGATCTTTATAACTCAAAGTACAAAGACAAGCTGGAGCTGTCTTACAAG GGGCTTATCCATGAAGTGTTCACCACAATATTACGTGGTTTGTCTGGGGGCAAAGTTACCAAGCCTGGAAAATTTAGGAGTTGTCAAGATGGTTATGCAGTGAAGTCATCTTTGAAAGCTGAAGACGGAATTCTGTATCCCCTTGAGAAGAGCTTCTTCTTTCTGCCTAAACCTCCCACTCTTATTCTTCATGAAGAG ATTGACTATGTGGAATTTGAGCGACATGCTGCTGGTGGTTCAAACATGCATTATTTTGACCTTCTTATCAGACTAAAATCTGAGCAAGAGCATCTCTTCCGTAATATTCAGAGAAATGAATACCACAATTTATATGGTTTTATCAG TTCAAAGGGCTTGAAAATCATGAATTTAGCTGATGCCCAACCAACTGTTGGTGGTGTGGCTAAGGTTCTtgagaatgatgatgatgatgccgTCGATCCACATCTTGAGCGCATCCGAAATGAAGCTGGTGGAGATGAAAGTGACGAGGAG GATTCAGATTTTGTCCTTGACGGGGATGATGGAGGTTCTCCTACTGATGATTCTGGTGCAGATGACTCTGATGCTAGCCAAAGTGGCGGTGAGACAGAG AAGCCTCCCAAGAAGGAACCAAAGAAGGATCTGCCGTCTAAGCCATCTACTTCTAAGAAGAAATCAAAAGATGCTGATGAAGGAGGACCaaagaagaaacagaagaagaaaaaggacCCAAATGCACCTAAGAGGGCACTGTCTGGTTTCATGTTCTTTTGTCAGATGGAAAGAGAG AATCTGAAGAAAACTAATCCCGGAATTTCATTTCTTGATGTGGGAAGAGTACTTGGAGAGAAATGGAAAAATCTGTCAG CGGAGGAGAAGGAACCTTATGAGGCAAAAGCCCAAGCGGATAAAAAACGTTACAAGGATGAGCTTAGTGGCTACAAGAATCCTCAACCTATGAACATTGATTCAGGAAATGAATCCGACAGTGCCTAA
- the LOC123886492 gene encoding U-box domain-containing protein 6-like, translating into MLPNNCSTPLEIPIPTSSKFKVHHSICIELQGFIDRILHIILSVESSRPNCTLAIQALCSLHFTLDKANLIIKHCSEASKLYLVITSHKILSRCEKVRNSFALYLTQIQNTVPISLVAEICTILHDLNHTKFSLEFEEDETRKILLSLLEKEFSDSVSMENAEVEAIQNVALRLDIKSSFSLLVEKTSLKKQLEKVNKTNQKDKELLQYLLYLLIKYGKFIFQFQNGNNVCVNQVNIMIIDSVEPIVGNL; encoded by the exons ATGCTTCCCAATAACTGTTCTACACCTCTGGAGATTCCAATTCCAACCTCTTCTAAATTCAAG GTTCACCATTCAATATGCATAGAGCTTCAAGGATTCATTGATAGAATTTTGCATATTATATTATCAGTTGAATCTTCAAGACCAAATTGTACTTTAGCAATTCAAGCATTGTGCTCTTTGCACTTCACTTTGGATAAAGCCAATTTAATTATCAAACACTGTTCTGAAGCCAGTAAACTCTATCTG GTAATAACATCACACAAGATTCTTTCAAGATGCGAAAAAGTAAGAAACTCTTTCGCGTTGTACTTGACTCAGATTCAAAATACTGTTCCAATTTCATTGGTTGCTGAG ATATGTACAATACTACATGATCTAAACCATACAAAATTTTCATTGgaatttgaagaagatgagaCTAGGAAAATTTTACTTTCATTGCTTGAGAAGGAATTTTCTGATTCAGTTTCTATGGAGAATGCAGAAGTTGAAGCTATTCAAAATGTAGCATTGAGGTTGGATATAAAATCTTCATTTTCTCTCTTAGTAGAGAAAACAAGTCTTAAAAAGCAACTTGAAAAGGTCAATAAGACAAACCAAAAAGACAAGGAACTTTTACAATACCTTTTGTATTTGTTAATTAAATATGGAAAATTCATTTTTCAGTTTCAAAATGGAAACAATGTGTGTGTTAATCAAGTCAATATTATGATTATTGACTCTGTCGAACCAATTGTTGGAAATTTATGA
- the LOC123886502 gene encoding putative pentatricopeptide repeat-containing protein At1g12700, mitochondrial produces the protein MSCRILLSLRSSRIAITKLKSITNSQFSTILFNRLPVSSISGHRNLHSHSSELGNSLIDPSLKIHLNDNAAHQNDDEDETTNEFLSRFAWIMRKKVKEVYPECDKSTVDGMLVLIVERVVSEMEKGGGGAEKPVFDSVDFSEDLWKTVWEVSNKVLVDMNKERKKEKMKSFLQCDEVKEMCRFAGEVGIRGNLLRELRFKWAREKMEEHEFYEDLEKLRKEGQVIEEGIKHESDTETDVGVRVDGNVEEKGENKVVGLPKRKGKLKFKIYGLDLSDPKWEQVADRIHEAGEVLWPKEAKPITGKCKQVTERILALKEEDGDDSLLTLLAEWIELLQPARVDWFNLLERLKNQNSPLYFKVAEKVLTEDSFQTNISDYSRLIDMYAKENRIDDTERMLEKMNENGIQPDTSIASVLVHMYSKIGNLEGAEEAFKILSSHGFQPDSKVYNSMIIAYINAGEPTKGETLMRQMETRDIQPTKEIYMALLRYYSQCGDFDRASRTSTSMQFAGHQQTLETCTLLIEAAAAAVDCHVEKVSSNFDHMVQLGHKPNDRCAAAMIRAYERTNSLDKALDLLLTLEKDGFEPGVATYSVLMEWMAKMQLVDETEQILNKIALLGEAPPFRVQVSLCDMYARTKMERKALQTLGVLIARKDELRERQFERIITGLISGGFLRDAQRMHEIMESQGFKASGLLISALKSGDLPCSMR, from the exons ATGAGTTGCAGAATTTTACTTTCACTTCGTTCTTCAAGAATCGCAATCACAAAACTCAAATCAATCACAAATTCCCAATTTTCCACTATTCTCTTCAATCGACTTCCCGTTTCTTCAATCTCCGGTCACCGGAATCTCCATTCGCATTCCTCTGAACTCGGTAACTCGTTAATCGACCCGTCACTAAAAATTCACTTAAACGACAATGCCGCTCACCAAAACGACGATGAAGACGAAACCACGAACGAGTTTCTCTCACGATTCGCTTGGATAATGAGGAAAAAAGTGAAGGAAGTGTATCCTGAATGCGATAAAAGTACTGTAGATGGAATGCTAGTTCTGATTGTTGAAAGAGTTGTTTCAGAAATGGAAAAAGGTGGTGGTGGTGCTGAAAAACCGGTTTTTGATTCAGTTGATTTCAGTGAGGATCTTTGGAAGACTGTGTGGGAGGTTAGTAATAAGGTTTTGGTTGATATGAATAAAGAGAGGAAGAAGGAGAAAATGAAGAGTTTTTTGCAATGTGATGAGGTTAAAGAAATGTGTAGATTCGCCGGTGAAGTTGGTATTCGAGGCAATTTGCTTAGAGAGCTTAGGTTTAAATGGGCACGTGAGAAAATGGAGGAACATGAGTTTTATGAGGATTTGGAGAAATTGAGGAAAGAGGGACAGGTTATTGAAGAAGGAATAAAACATGAAAGTGACACCGAAACAGATGTTGGTGTTCGTGTTGATGGTAATGTTGAGGAGAAGGGTGAGAATAAGGTTGTTGGGCTTCCTAAGAGGAAGGGGAAATTGAAGTTTAAGATTTATGGACTTGATTTATCTGATCCTAAATGGGAACAAGTGGCTGATAGGATTCATGAGGCAGGAGAAGTTCTTTGGCCGAAGGAGGCGAAGCCAATAACTGGGAAATGCAAACAAGTTACCGAGAGAATTCTGGCGTTGAAGGAGGAGGATGGAGATGATAGTTTGTTAACCCTTTTGGCTGAGTGGATAGAGCTTCTGCAGCCTGCTAGGGTTGATTGGTTCAATTTGCTTGAAAGGTTGAAAAACCAGAATTCTCCTTTGTACTTCAAG GTGGCAGAAAAGGTATTGACTGAAGATTCTTTCCAAACAAATATATCTGACTACTCTAGGCTTATTGATATGTATGCTAAAGAGAACCGCATTGATGATACTGAGAGAATGCTTGAGAAGATGAATGAAAATGGTATACAGCCAGATACTTCGATAGCCAGTGTGTTGGTCCACATGTACAGCAAGATAGGTAATCTTGAAGGTGCAGAAGAGGCATTTAAAATCTTGAGTAGCCATGGTTTCCAACCGGACTCCAAAGTTTACAACTCAATGATCATTGCCTACATAAATGCTGGTGAACCTACAAAGGGTGAGACACTGATGAGGCAGATGGAGACAAGAGATATTCAGCCCACAAAGGAAATATACATGGCATTGCTTCGATATTATTCTCAATGTGGTGACTTTGATCGTGCCTCGCGAACTTCTACATCTATGCAATTTGCAGGACACCAGCAGACTCTGGAAACATGCACCCTGCTTATTGAAGCAGCTGCAGCTGCAGTTGACTGTCACGTAGAAAAGGTAAGCTCCAATTTTGACCACATGGTACAACTTGGGCATAAGCCTAACGATAGGTGCGCTGCTGCCATGATTCGTGCTTATGAGAGGACAAATTCATTAGACAAGGCATTGGATCTTCTTTTAACGTTAGAGAAGGATGGGTTTGAGCCTGGGGTTGCAACTTATTCTGTTCTTATGGAATGGATGGCTAAAATGCAGCTTGTCGATGAGACTGAACagattttaaacaaaattgctCTGCTGGGTGAAGCTCCTCCTTTTAGGGTTCAAGTTAGTCTCTGTGATATGTATGCAAGGACTAAAATGGAGAGAAAGGCTCTTCAAACCCTAGGTGTTCTGATAGCTAGGAAGGACGAATTACGAGAACGTCAGTTTGAGAGGATTATAACCGGCCTTATTAGTGGTGGATTTTTGCGGGATGCACAAAGAATGCACGAGATCATGGAATCACAGGGTTTCAAAGCATCTGGACTGCTTATTTCAGCCCTTAAATCTGGCGACTTACCTTGCAGTATGAGGTAA
- the LOC123886509 gene encoding PH domain-containing protein DDB_G0287875-like: MAQRKPSFRFRIPSWLSGTPESMSRRPKDSSKSTARSNTSVPIQRPSRPSLITPAELPPIPAKTQENTRIEPLNQSPPRPTQPTPLSTSVIVETTHSKPSSPSISSNHVNSPPSPSHAASQVHVVSTQPQSPFRYDTMKEPEPKPKPSPTEENTHPTSFASEQEKEKMVNKSEPMQHEAKSESELKMNSPLIEITKSPQHVGSEQQASFMPSSPQVSKVEPASEHHPPSPLASVQNEELKANHEENTFYTSSTSQEQKEKIPVSLSEPLPNEAERKINSPSKIIPVSQPENLSKHTKTNLDEERSISKSPPPKPPLETQRKFLQHKEKENVMHESKKVGKAKEKSISHTSQPKRHTKASSSGTKDKKQHGVKETVERKIMFATSNSSGKDIGVLSSKDPSSSISNQRNAPSSDEREKRNEKEKGPIQKGIKDDITKFVHKISASLQPTQPMEDKKFSVITLTGDNRGATMHVGSESDKKEGSIHIHRAYKNESEESIEVTTDGEGNTNNDEGNSMEHSEVGKAYVNSNIQSINNSLMFHGSINERDPGVQVTVPQKPSEIINRDEDTNNHRTEFNISRSRKSTFQPTVRRYGCKFSSSNNNEDIEIM; encoded by the coding sequence ATGGCACAAAGAAAGCCATCATTTCGTTTTAGAATACCTTCTTGGCTATCAGGAACACCTGAATCAATGTCTCGCCGTCCGAAAGACTCATCAAAATCAACTGCTCGATCAAACACAAGTGTTCCTATTCAAAGACCATCTAGGCCTTCTCTCATAACTCCTGCAGAGTTACCTCCGATTCCTGCCAAAACTCAAGAAAACACTAGAATTGAACCTCTAAACCAATCACCGCCTCGTCCAACTCAACCAACGCCATTATCAACTTCGGTGATTGTGGAGACTACTCACTCAAAACCGTCTTCTCCATCAATATCATCTAACCATGTCAACTCTCCACCCTCACCATCTCATGCAGCATCTCAGGTTCATGTTGTCTCAACTCAACCTCAGTCTCCCTTTCGTTATGACACCATGAAGGAGCCAGAACCGAAGCCAAAGCCTTCTCCTACTGAAGAAAACACTCATCCAACATCATTTGCATCTGaacaagaaaaggaaaaaatggTCAACAAGTCTGAACCAATGCAACATGAAGCTAAATCTGAGTCTGAGCTGAAGATGAATTCACCATTGATAGAAATCACTAAGTCACCACAGCATGTAGGCTCCGAACAACAGGCTTCTTTTATGCCCTCCTCCCCCCAAGTTTCTAAAGTCGAGCCAGCTTCCGAGCACCATCCGCCGTCTCCTTTGGCCTCGGTGCAGAATGAGGAGTTAAAGGCTAACCATGAAGAAAACACTTTTTATACATCATCCACCTCTCAAGAACAAAAAGAGAAGATTCCAGTTTCATTGTCTGAGCCATTGCCAAATGAAGCAGAACGAAAGATAAACTCACCATCGAAAATAATTCCAGTATCACAACCAGAGAATTTGTCCAAGcacacaaaaacaaatttaGATGAGGAAAGATCAATCTCAAAATCACCACCACCAAAGCCCCCTTTGGAAACTCAAAGAAAGTTCCTTCAACATAAAGAGAAGGAGAACGTTATGCATGAAAGCAAAAAGGTAGGAAAAGCCAAAGAAAAAAGTATCAGCCATACCAGCCAACCGAAACGACATACCAAAGCATCTTCTTCAGGCACAAAGGATAAGAAGCAGCATGGTGTAAAAGAAACTGTAGAGAGAAAGATAATGTTTGCCACATCAAACTCTAGTGGAAAAGACATAGGAGTTTTGAGCTCAAAAGATCCTAGCTCAAGCATATCAAACCAAAGAAATGCTCCATCGAGCGACGAAAGGGAAAAgagaaatgaaaaggaaaaggGTCCAATTCAAAAAGGTATAAAAGATGACATCACAAAgtttgttcataaaatatcagcCTCTTTGCAACCAACACAGCCTATGGAGGACAAAAAATTTAGTGTCATAACATTGACTGGTGACAATAGAGGAGCCACAATGCATGTTGGTTCTGAGTCAGATAAGAAAGAAGGTTCAATCCACATTCATAGGGCCTACAAGAATGAATCTGAAGAGAGCATTGAGGTGACAACAGATGGAGAAGGAAACACTAACAACGACGAAGGAAACTCAATGGAGCACAGTGAGGTTGGGAAGGCTTATGTTAATAGCAACATACAAAGTATCAACAATTCACTCATGTTTCATGGTTCAATCAATGAAAGAGACCCTGGTGTTCAAGTTACAGTTCCACAAAAGCCCTCAGAAATCATCAATCGCGACGAAGACACTAACAATCACAGGACTGAGTTTAACATTAGCCGGTCTCGAAAGTCGACGTTCCAGCCAACGGTTCGCCGTTATGGTTGCAAGTTCAGTAGTAGCAATAACAATGAAGACATTGAGATTATGTGA
- the LOC123894276 gene encoding tubby-like F-box protein 5: MSFKSIVKVMKEGISNLYRIVVPCSSPSPSASAPPRTESSSQGQWANLPSELLLDVIQRIDASETTWPSRRALVACASVCKAWRAITKSFVSTLEQCGIITFPISLKQPAPRDNPIHCYIRRERYSSTFSLYLGLSPPTNFDRSKLLFHAKKVRRATGGTEFIISLVAKKFSKTKNTYIGKIRTNFIGTKSKIYERHPPLPLSRKIATISYRFFVLHSPSPRHIECTMHLIPTSSIQEGGTAPTPLEFASYHIQHESSKGKKPKVVEFDSTCTDFEREPLILKNKALTWSEQLQYWHLDFSGRVTVDSVKNFQLVAAEDPWEKKVILQFGKIGDDTFMMDYWYPLSAFQAFAICLSSFGKKPDFI; this comes from the exons ATGTCATTCAAGAGTATAGTGAAGGTGATGAAAGAGGGAATTAGCAACTTGTATAGAATAGTTGTACCATGTTCTTCACCATCACCATCAGCTTCAGCACCACCAAGAACAGAATCATCATCACAAGGCCAGTGGGCTAATTTACCTTCTGAATTACTATTAGACGTAATTCAACGGATAGATGCTAGCGAAACCACCTGGCCATCTCGCCGAGCACTTGTAGCATGTGCCTCGGTTTGTAAAGCGTGGAGAGCAATAACCAAGAGTTTTGTTAGCACACTTGAACAGTGTGGTATCATCACTTTCCCTATATCATTGAAACAG CCTGCTCCACGAGACAATCCCATTCACTGCTACATCAGGAGGGAAAGATATTCATCCACATTTAGTTTATATCTTGGATTGAGCCCAC CGACCAACTTTGATAGGAGCAAACTGCTCTTTCATGCAAAGAAGGTCAGAAGAGCAACCGGTGGTACAGAGTTTATAATATCACTGGTTGCTAAGAAGTTTTCTAAAACCAAGAATACATACATTGGCAAGATAAG GACTAATTTTATCGGCACCAAATCCAAGATATATGAACGTCATCCCCCACTTCCATTGAGTCGTAAGATAGCTACAATATCTTATCGATTCTTTGTTCTTCATTCACCTAGTCCGAGGCATATCGAGTGTACAATGCACTTGATTCCTACCTCATCAATCCAAGAAGGAGGAACTGCGCCGACTCCTTTGGAATTTGCCAGTTACCACATTCAGCATGAATCTTCCAAGGGAAAGAAGCCTAAAGTTGTTGAATTTGACTCAACTTGCACCGATTTTGAAAGAGAGCCACTGATTTTGAAAAACAAAGCTCTTACATGGAGCGAACAACTGCAATATTGGCACTTGGATTTCAGTGGACGGGTTACGGTGGATTCGGTGAAGAATTTTCAGCTTGTAGCAGCTGAAGACCCTTGGGAAAAGAAGGTGATATTACAATTTGGGAAAATTGGGGATGACACATTCATGATGGATTATTGGTATCCTCTCTCCGCTTTTCAAGCCTTTGCAATCTGTTTGAGTAGCTTCGGCAAAAAACCAGATTTTATATGA